A single region of the Xiphias gladius isolate SHS-SW01 ecotype Sanya breed wild chromosome 17, ASM1685928v1, whole genome shotgun sequence genome encodes:
- the zgc:56585 gene encoding 15-hydroxyprostaglandin dehydrogenase [NAD(+)], translated as MALSGRVAVVTGAANGIGKGITEILLQNGAKVALLDTNETAAEILMEALNKQYGQERALFLNCNVESEEQIKAAFQKTAETFGGIDILCNNAGILNESTWEKTVSINLTGVIRVTYLALEHMNKLTGGRGGVIVNTASMAGLGPLMSCPVYTATKHGVVGFTRAMAAASTVSGYGIRVNALCPSFVQTELSSTITSKLGQFSHLAAATQQCIEKTRILSVSEVAESLLELVTDETKNGEALMVFPKGKKYMTFPSLIP; from the exons ATGGCTCTGAGTGGTAGAGTCGCAGTTGTGACCGGAGCAGCAAATGGAATAGGAAAAGGAATAACGGAGATACTTCTGCAAAACGGTGCCAAG GTAGCGCTCTTGGATACGAATGAAACTGCAGCAGAGATTTTAATGGAAGCCCTCAATAAACAGTACGGACAAGAAAGAGCTTTGTTCCTCAACTGTAACGTTGAATCAGAGGAGCAGATCAAag CTGCCTTTCAGAAAACCGCAGAAACCTTTGGAGGAATAGACATCCTGTGCAACAATGCCGGCATCTTGAATGAGAGCACGTGGGAGAAAACTGTCTCCATAAACCTC ACTGGCGTTATCAGGGTAACTTACCTGGCTCTGGAGCACATGAACAAGTTGACCGGAGGTCGGGGAGGGGTCATCGTCAACACAGCATCAATGGCAG GTCTCGGCCCACTAATGAGCTGTCCTGTCTATACAGCCACCAAGCATGGAGTGGTCGGCTTCACCCGAGCCATGGCG GCTGCCTCTACCGTATCAGGCTACGGTATACGGGTCAATGCGCTTTGCCCAAGTTTCGTCCAAACTGAACTCTCCTCCACCATCACATCCAAGTTGGGACAATTCTCTCACCTAGCTGCTGCAACTCAACAATGCATAGAAAAGACTAGGATATTAAG TGTGTCCGAGGTAGCTGAGTCCCTCCTCGAGCTGGTAACAGATGAGACAAAGAACGGAGAGGCTCTCATGGTCTTcccaaaaggaaagaaatacatGACTTTTCCTTCACTCATCCCGTAG